The DNA sequence GGCGCTGCCCGCCGGGCCGAGCACGTCGGCGACAGGCGCGAAGTCGACGTTGACGCCGACGGCGGCCAGCTCCGCCCCGGCGGCGCGCCAGGCGGTCTCGGTCAGCCCCGGGTTGCCCGCGGCGCCGAACGCCATCGCGCTGGGCAGCATGGTGACCCCGGTGGTGAGCCGGGTGACCACGCCGAACTCCTGGTCGGTGCCGATGAGCAGCGGCACGTCGGCGGTCAGCCCGGCGGCGGCGTTCTGCAGGCCGGTGGTCAGCGCCCGGACCTGGGCCGGGTTCTCCACGTTGTTGACCGGCTGGTTGGCCGAGGTCGGGTCGGCGCCGCCGAAACCGATGAGGATGATCCCGCCGAGGCGGAACTTCTGCACCATCTGCGCGGGGGTGTCGACCCCGGCCAGGGCCCGGTTGCCGGTGGCGGTGCCGGGGGCGACGTCGGTGGCGGAGCGGCCGTACGCGTACGGCATCAGCACCTGGCCGGCCAGGTCCTCGTCGGACATGTGCTTGACGATGGCCGCGACCTTGGCCGACAGGTCCGCCGGATCCTGCATGGGCAGCGCACCCCTGTCGTTCGGGGCGGTCCCGCACCCGCCGGCCGCGACCGCCACGGCGCTCAGCGCACAGACAGCGGCAACGAATCCTCTGAGTTTCCGCGTCGACGAGGTCACGCCGACATCCCACCAGCCGGGTGGTGCGGGGTCAACCGTTACACGCGATCCGCATCATCCTTACGGACGATCCTGACCTGGCTACTTTCGGCTAACCCGCCCTGGTCAACAGGGTTACCGGGGCTCCCTCGGCGGCGTAGCGGTACGGCTCCAGCTCCGCGTCCCAGGCGGTGCCCATCGCGTGGTCGAGGGCGTGCGCCAGGGCCTCCGGGCTGCGCGCCGAGGCGATGATGCTGCGCAGCCGGTCCTCGCCGAGCTGGATGTCGCCGGCCGCGCCCATCGCCGCGCGGAACAGGCCGCGGCCGGGCACGTGCATGAAGCGCTCGCCGTCGACGCCGGGGCTGGGCTCCTCGGTGATCTCGAACCGGAGCATCGGCCACTGGCGCAGCTCGTGCGCGATCTCCGCCCCGCTGCCGGGACGGCCGGACCAACCGCACTCGGCCCGCCGGGCGCTGGGCTCGACGGGCTGCACGGTCCAGTGCAGGTTCGCCGCGCCGCTTTTCAGGGCGCGCGAAATCGCCCACTCGACGTGAGGACACACGGCGAGCGGGCTCGAGTGGACGTGTACGACGCCACGCGTGGGCACGTTGACCTCCCGAGACTGGTCAGGCTCGTCTTCCCCTACGGCCTGGTGTCGCGGACGATCTCCACCATGATGACGGCTGGGGCGGATGTGGCGCCAGCGAATCGCGAAACTCGCCGGATGAATTGTCCGTGCGGGCTACCGGGGTCCCGCCCCGACTGCGGCGCACCTACGTCCGTCACCGGACGGCCCGCCGCCTGGCGAGGTCACCACGGCTGTCGTGTAGAGTTGGCGGGTCAACTAGACTTTCAAGGAGTACGTCGTGGCGAGCAACACCTCCAAGACCGCGCGCGCCTCAGTCCGGGCCGGTGAGGCCAAGGGTGGCGCGCTGAGCGTGCTCGGTGAGTTCAAGTACATCATCCCGCTGAACAACGGCAAGCACGCCTACGTTCGCAACCTCACCAACGGCAAGACCGTGCACCTGAGCACGTCGTCGGACGCCTTCGTCGAGGAGATCCGGGTGCTGGCCGGGGCCGGTCACGCCACCAAGATCCGGGTTGAGCTCGCCGCGCTGAACACCGCCCACCCGGGTCACGGCTGGGACGCCACCGAGCAGCGCCTGGTCGCGGCCGGCGTCTTCGGCGAGTGAACTCTCCCGAGACCGCCCGCGGCTGAGGCCGTCGGCTGAATCTCAGGAACGTGAAAGCCCCGGCCACCTGATGGTGGCCGGGGCTTCTTCATGCCCGTGGCAGGGCAGTCGAGGGCGGCGGGTCAGAGCAGGGTGACCACGCCGGTGTCCAGGTCGTACACGGCGCCGACGACCTGGATCTTGTCTGCCGCGATGGGAGCGGCCAGGTGGCTGGCGGCCCGCAGCTGCTCCACGGTCCGCTGGACGTGGCGGCGCAGCGCCTTGTCCACCGCCTCCGGATCGTCCACACCGACCTCGGCGACGGCGGGGCTGATCTCCTCCACCAGGTAGCCGAGGGAACCGTCGGGACGGACCCCGGTGCGCAGCGCCTCGACGGTCGCGGCCACGGCGCCGCACCGCTCGTGCCCGAGCACGACGACCAGCGGCGCGTGCAGCTCGGTGACGGCGAACTCGACGGAACCGACCACCGACCGGTCCAGCACGTGCCCGCCCGCGCGCACCACGCAGATGGAGCCGAAGTTCTGGTCGAAGACCGCCTCCAGCGGCACCCGGGAGTCGATGCACCCGAGGACCACCGCGTACGGCTCCTGGGTGCTGGAACGGGCGGCCGCCTCGGCGATGTGGTGGCCGTAGCGGGGTCGTCCCGCCGCGAATCGGCGGTTGCCCGCCAGCAGGTCTGCCAGCGCCTCGGCCGGCCCCGGGCGGGGCTGGAGCGGTGTGACCGGCTTCGTCGGCGCAGTCTCGGACAGCGTCATGCCCTTACTCTCGCCGGTGCCGGGTGGGCGCGGGAAGGTTACGCGAGGGTAGTGCGACGATTCTCACCGGTTTGAACCAGGAGCGGGCCGCGCGCAACCCCGGCCGCCGCCGGA is a window from the Catellatospora sp. TT07R-123 genome containing:
- a CDS encoding carbonic anhydrase; amino-acid sequence: MTLSETAPTKPVTPLQPRPGPAEALADLLAGNRRFAAGRPRYGHHIAEAAARSSTQEPYAVVLGCIDSRVPLEAVFDQNFGSICVVRAGGHVLDRSVVGSVEFAVTELHAPLVVVLGHERCGAVAATVEALRTGVRPDGSLGYLVEEISPAVAEVGVDDPEAVDKALRRHVQRTVEQLRAASHLAAPIAADKIQVVGAVYDLDTGVVTLL
- a CDS encoding DUF3145 domain-containing protein, with translation MPTRGVVHVHSSPLAVCPHVEWAISRALKSGAANLHWTVQPVEPSARRAECGWSGRPGSGAEIAHELRQWPMLRFEITEEPSPGVDGERFMHVPGRGLFRAAMGAAGDIQLGEDRLRSIIASARSPEALAHALDHAMGTAWDAELEPYRYAAEGAPVTLLTRAG